In Ostrea edulis chromosome 10, xbOstEdul1.1, whole genome shotgun sequence, one genomic interval encodes:
- the LOC125665160 gene encoding uncharacterized protein LOC125665160 isoform X2 encodes MSEIQRLVFFLLKLLCVMRTNANTERTICLTDLLSFYDADQSCSFTKQMFFWNFEDSGKVCLVTCTLKALTPDLKDGTTYELEKLEIKFSNTFFTFTMRKPCGHVRNTDVEITMTCDERGFYERRIGESCTNQSQCNVSNPYSTCNPTNGVCECKEGYFEIFNTCFQEKRIGESCTENSLCDVSNPNSTCNTSNGVWECKEGYFEMFNTCFQEHLSMGETCELNEQCMGNREVGFCRQTEGGKVCSPFPETDDVHSSQHGGFQTNSMPNSTKHSSADSFETTLTYASKEMARNNDLPVGMIAGAAAAGFVLGIIFCGIFCVMLSRCKKSTSEKRSVEFAATVDNYGFNVVAISTGKTEQKTVQVSEERSRKHVDRKGQTSPPDDIYNHLNEASGMSDIQPEYDHVPSNDTNGETYHRLDLNITRNANTTPLVDMENHYD; translated from the exons ATGTCTGAGATACAACGCTTAGTCT TTTTCCTACTCAAACTGTTGTGTGTTATGCGAACAAATGCAAACACTGAAAG GACCATCTGCCTGACGGATCTTCTCTCATTCTATGATGCTGACCAATCAtgttcatttacaaaacaaatgttcTTCTGGAACTTTGAAG ATAGTGGAAAAGTTTGTCTGGTCACTTGCACATTAAAGGCATTGACACCAGATCTGAAAGACGGTACGACATATGAActtgaaaaactggaaattaaATTCTCAAACACCTTCTTCACTTTCACAATGAGGAAACCATGTGGACATGTTAGAAACACTGACGTGGAAATAACTATGACGTGTGATGAAAGGGGATTTTACG AAAGAAGAATAGGTGAATCCTGCACTAACCAAAGCCAATGTAATGTTAGCAACCCTTATTCGACGTGTAATCCTACAAATGGTGTATGCGAATGCAAAGAGGGATATTTTGAAATCTTCAACACATGTTTTCAAG AGAAGAGAATAGGTGAATCCTGCACTGAAAACAGCCTTTGTGATGTCAGCAACCCTAATTCGACATGCAATACTTCAAATGGTGTCTGGGAATGCAAAGAgggatattttgaaatgttcaaCACTTGTTTTCAAG AGCATCTTTCGATGGGTGAGACATGCGAATTAAATGAACAATGCATGGGGAACAGAGAAGTTGGGTTTTGTAGACAAACAGAAGGAGGCAAAGTATGTTCGCCTTTTCCGGAAACTGATGATGTCCATTCGTCTCAACATGGAG GTTTTCAAACTAACAGTATGCCAAACTCGACGAAGCATTCGTCTGCTGATAGCTTTGAAACAACACTGACATACGCATCAAAAGAAA TGGCAAGGAATAACGACCTCCCAGTTGGTATGATTGCTGGTGCTGCGGCGGCGGGGTTTGTTTTAGGGATCATTTTCTGCGGGATTTTCTGTGTTATGCTCTCACGATGCAAGAAATCGACGTCTGAGAAGAG gtCTGTCGAGTTCGCTGCAACTGTCGATAACTACGGTTTTAACGTTGTTGCAATAAGCACTGGAAAAACAGAACAAAAGACAGTTCAG GTATCAGAGGAAAGATCTCGGAAACATGTCGACCGGAAAGGACAGACGTCACCGCCTGATGACATCTATAACCACCTTAATGAGGCTTCCGGTATGTCGGATATCCAGCCTGAATACGACCATGTCCCCTCTAATGATACAAATGGCGAAACATATCATCGTCTAGATTTAAACATCACCAGAAATGCAAATACAACGCCACTGGTTGATATGGAGAATCATTATGACTAG
- the LOC125665160 gene encoding uncharacterized protein LOC125665160 isoform X3: protein MSEIQRLVFFLLKLLCVMRTNANTERTICLTDLLSFYDADQSCSFTKQMFFWNFEDSGKVCLVTCTLKALTPDLKDGTTYELEKLEIKFSNTFFTFTMRKPCGHVRNTDVEITMTCDERGFYERRIGESCTNQSQCNVSNPYSTCNPTNGVCECKEGYFEIFNTCFQEHLSMGETCELNEQCMGNREVGFCRQTEGGKVCSPFPETDDVHSSQHGDITPTKSSSEGFQTNSMPNSTKHSSADSFETTLTYASKEMARNNDLPVGMIAGAAAAGFVLGIIFCGIFCVMLSRCKKSTSEKRSVEFAATVDNYGFNVVAISTGKTEQKTVQVSEERSRKHVDRKGQTSPPDDIYNHLNEASGMSDIQPEYDHVPSNDTNGETYHRLDLNITRNANTTPLVDMENHYD, encoded by the exons ATGTCTGAGATACAACGCTTAGTCT TTTTCCTACTCAAACTGTTGTGTGTTATGCGAACAAATGCAAACACTGAAAG GACCATCTGCCTGACGGATCTTCTCTCATTCTATGATGCTGACCAATCAtgttcatttacaaaacaaatgttcTTCTGGAACTTTGAAG ATAGTGGAAAAGTTTGTCTGGTCACTTGCACATTAAAGGCATTGACACCAGATCTGAAAGACGGTACGACATATGAActtgaaaaactggaaattaaATTCTCAAACACCTTCTTCACTTTCACAATGAGGAAACCATGTGGACATGTTAGAAACACTGACGTGGAAATAACTATGACGTGTGATGAAAGGGGATTTTACG AAAGAAGAATAGGTGAATCCTGCACTAACCAAAGCCAATGTAATGTTAGCAACCCTTATTCGACGTGTAATCCTACAAATGGTGTATGCGAATGCAAAGAGGGATATTTTGAAATCTTCAACACATGTTTTCAAG AGCATCTTTCGATGGGTGAGACATGCGAATTAAATGAACAATGCATGGGGAACAGAGAAGTTGGGTTTTGTAGACAAACAGAAGGAGGCAAAGTATGTTCGCCTTTTCCGGAAACTGATGATGTCCATTCGTCTCAACATGGAG ACATAACACCGACAAAGTCGTCAAGTGAAG GTTTTCAAACTAACAGTATGCCAAACTCGACGAAGCATTCGTCTGCTGATAGCTTTGAAACAACACTGACATACGCATCAAAAGAAA TGGCAAGGAATAACGACCTCCCAGTTGGTATGATTGCTGGTGCTGCGGCGGCGGGGTTTGTTTTAGGGATCATTTTCTGCGGGATTTTCTGTGTTATGCTCTCACGATGCAAGAAATCGACGTCTGAGAAGAG gtCTGTCGAGTTCGCTGCAACTGTCGATAACTACGGTTTTAACGTTGTTGCAATAAGCACTGGAAAAACAGAACAAAAGACAGTTCAG GTATCAGAGGAAAGATCTCGGAAACATGTCGACCGGAAAGGACAGACGTCACCGCCTGATGACATCTATAACCACCTTAATGAGGCTTCCGGTATGTCGGATATCCAGCCTGAATACGACCATGTCCCCTCTAATGATACAAATGGCGAAACATATCATCGTCTAGATTTAAACATCACCAGAAATGCAAATACAACGCCACTGGTTGATATGGAGAATCATTATGACTAG
- the LOC125666896 gene encoding uncharacterized protein LOC125666896 translates to MSGKSPQVQKIVVVCSLTIVAGVFINSWYRTSGLNQDKSLPRSSSNTVPNTDIESKTKSTKCGETDLDFKLSGIETVKSLIGKVSMKFRSRDQVTCLRKNFTKSKTQLTPDETQRKVECIRNWKRDYKEGLGSFWAGNTQYIRHNHHTYLSSDSTVFDIGGNKGEDAEAIVKRYNPGNYVILEPIKTLYSNLVHMFKSNNSVLIYNFGLARKYNKMYVNVVGNGGDATSIFAGNDNGGNCLLRVVNTAHFLLRIGVPCYEVDLITINCEGCEFEIMEELIDSGMITQFRHVQFATHPTLRHLQQPVERYCGIQEKLRRTHIISYQYKWCWESWKRKDLT, encoded by the coding sequence ATGAGCGGGAAATCACCccaagttcagaaaatagtggTAGTTTGCTCTCTTACAATAGTTGCTGGTGTTTTCATCAACAGCTGGTACAGAACATCCGGACTGAATCAGGACAAGTCTTTACCTAGAAGCTCCTCCAATACTGTTCCAAACACTGATATTGAATCAAAAACGAAATCAACAAAATGCGGGGAAACGGACCTTGATTTTAAGCTCTCGGGGATCGAGACAGTCAAATCGTTGATAGGAAAAGTTTCGATGAAATTCAGAAGCAGAGACCAAGTGACTTGCTTACGAAAGAATTTTACGAAATCAAAAACTCAGCTGACGCCGGACGAAACTCAACGGAAGGTGGAGTGTATTCGAAACTGGAAGAGGGACTACAAAGAGGGATTAGGGTCATTTTGGGCGGGAAATACTCAATATATACGTCATAATCACCACACATATTTAAGCTCGGATAGTACTGTTTTTGATATTGGTGGAAACAAAGGCGAAGATGCGGAGGCCATTGTCAAGAGGTATAATCCTGGGAATTATGTGATATTAGAACCAATCAAGACTTTGTACTCTAATCTTGTCCACATGTTCAAGAGTAATAATAGCGTGCTTATATATAACTTTGGTCTTGCAAGGAAGTATAACAAAATGTACGTTAATGTCGTCGGCAACGGAGGGGATGCAACTTCCATTTTTGCCGGAAATGATAATGGCGGAAATTGTTTACTACGCGTCGTAAACACGGCACATTTTCTCCTGCGGATCGGTGTTCCTTGTTACGAAGTCGATCTAATTACAATCAATTGCGAAGGCTGTGAATTTGAAATAATGGAGGAACTTATAGATAGTGGAATGATAACTCAATTTAGGCACGTGCAGTTTGCCACTCATCCTACTTTGCGGCACCTCCAACAACCTGTAGAAAGATATTGTGGTATTCAAGAAAAACTACGAAGAACTCATATAATTTCTTATCAGTACAAATGGTGCTGGGAAAGTTGGAAAAGGAAGGATTTAACATAG
- the LOC125665160 gene encoding uncharacterized protein LOC125665160 isoform X1, with product MSEIQRLVFFLLKLLCVMRTNANTERTICLTDLLSFYDADQSCSFTKQMFFWNFEDSGKVCLVTCTLKALTPDLKDGTTYELEKLEIKFSNTFFTFTMRKPCGHVRNTDVEITMTCDERGFYERRIGESCTNQSQCNVSNPYSTCNPTNGVCECKEGYFEIFNTCFQEKRIGESCTENSLCDVSNPNSTCNTSNGVWECKEGYFEMFNTCFQEHLSMGETCELNEQCMGNREVGFCRQTEGGKVCSPFPETDDVHSSQHGDITPTKSSSEGFQTNSMPNSTKHSSADSFETTLTYASKEMARNNDLPVGMIAGAAAAGFVLGIIFCGIFCVMLSRCKKSTSEKRSVEFAATVDNYGFNVVAISTGKTEQKTVQVSEERSRKHVDRKGQTSPPDDIYNHLNEASGMSDIQPEYDHVPSNDTNGETYHRLDLNITRNANTTPLVDMENHYD from the exons ATGTCTGAGATACAACGCTTAGTCT TTTTCCTACTCAAACTGTTGTGTGTTATGCGAACAAATGCAAACACTGAAAG GACCATCTGCCTGACGGATCTTCTCTCATTCTATGATGCTGACCAATCAtgttcatttacaaaacaaatgttcTTCTGGAACTTTGAAG ATAGTGGAAAAGTTTGTCTGGTCACTTGCACATTAAAGGCATTGACACCAGATCTGAAAGACGGTACGACATATGAActtgaaaaactggaaattaaATTCTCAAACACCTTCTTCACTTTCACAATGAGGAAACCATGTGGACATGTTAGAAACACTGACGTGGAAATAACTATGACGTGTGATGAAAGGGGATTTTACG AAAGAAGAATAGGTGAATCCTGCACTAACCAAAGCCAATGTAATGTTAGCAACCCTTATTCGACGTGTAATCCTACAAATGGTGTATGCGAATGCAAAGAGGGATATTTTGAAATCTTCAACACATGTTTTCAAG AGAAGAGAATAGGTGAATCCTGCACTGAAAACAGCCTTTGTGATGTCAGCAACCCTAATTCGACATGCAATACTTCAAATGGTGTCTGGGAATGCAAAGAgggatattttgaaatgttcaaCACTTGTTTTCAAG AGCATCTTTCGATGGGTGAGACATGCGAATTAAATGAACAATGCATGGGGAACAGAGAAGTTGGGTTTTGTAGACAAACAGAAGGAGGCAAAGTATGTTCGCCTTTTCCGGAAACTGATGATGTCCATTCGTCTCAACATGGAG ACATAACACCGACAAAGTCGTCAAGTGAAG GTTTTCAAACTAACAGTATGCCAAACTCGACGAAGCATTCGTCTGCTGATAGCTTTGAAACAACACTGACATACGCATCAAAAGAAA TGGCAAGGAATAACGACCTCCCAGTTGGTATGATTGCTGGTGCTGCGGCGGCGGGGTTTGTTTTAGGGATCATTTTCTGCGGGATTTTCTGTGTTATGCTCTCACGATGCAAGAAATCGACGTCTGAGAAGAG gtCTGTCGAGTTCGCTGCAACTGTCGATAACTACGGTTTTAACGTTGTTGCAATAAGCACTGGAAAAACAGAACAAAAGACAGTTCAG GTATCAGAGGAAAGATCTCGGAAACATGTCGACCGGAAAGGACAGACGTCACCGCCTGATGACATCTATAACCACCTTAATGAGGCTTCCGGTATGTCGGATATCCAGCCTGAATACGACCATGTCCCCTCTAATGATACAAATGGCGAAACATATCATCGTCTAGATTTAAACATCACCAGAAATGCAAATACAACGCCACTGGTTGATATGGAGAATCATTATGACTAG
- the LOC125665160 gene encoding uncharacterized protein LOC125665160 isoform X4, translated as MSEIQRLVFFLLKLLCVMRTNANTERTICLTDLLSFYDADQSCSFTKQMFFWNFEDSGKVCLVTCTLKALTPDLKDGTTYELEKLEIKFSNTFFTFTMRKPCGHVRNTDVEITMTCDERGFYERRIGESCTNQSQCNVSNPYSTCNPTNGVCECKEGYFEIFNTCFQEKRIGESCTENSLCDVSNPNSTCNTSNGVWECKEGYFEMFNTCFQEHLSMGETCELNEQCMGNREVGFCRQTEGGKVCSPFPETDDVHSSQHGDITPTKSSSEGFQTNSMPNSTKHSSADSFETTLTYASKEMARNNDLPVGMIAGAAAAGFVLGIIFCGIFCVMLSRCKKSTSEKRYQRKDLGNMSTGKDRRHRLMTSITTLMRLPVCRISSLNTTMSPLMIQMAKHIIV; from the exons ATGTCTGAGATACAACGCTTAGTCT TTTTCCTACTCAAACTGTTGTGTGTTATGCGAACAAATGCAAACACTGAAAG GACCATCTGCCTGACGGATCTTCTCTCATTCTATGATGCTGACCAATCAtgttcatttacaaaacaaatgttcTTCTGGAACTTTGAAG ATAGTGGAAAAGTTTGTCTGGTCACTTGCACATTAAAGGCATTGACACCAGATCTGAAAGACGGTACGACATATGAActtgaaaaactggaaattaaATTCTCAAACACCTTCTTCACTTTCACAATGAGGAAACCATGTGGACATGTTAGAAACACTGACGTGGAAATAACTATGACGTGTGATGAAAGGGGATTTTACG AAAGAAGAATAGGTGAATCCTGCACTAACCAAAGCCAATGTAATGTTAGCAACCCTTATTCGACGTGTAATCCTACAAATGGTGTATGCGAATGCAAAGAGGGATATTTTGAAATCTTCAACACATGTTTTCAAG AGAAGAGAATAGGTGAATCCTGCACTGAAAACAGCCTTTGTGATGTCAGCAACCCTAATTCGACATGCAATACTTCAAATGGTGTCTGGGAATGCAAAGAgggatattttgaaatgttcaaCACTTGTTTTCAAG AGCATCTTTCGATGGGTGAGACATGCGAATTAAATGAACAATGCATGGGGAACAGAGAAGTTGGGTTTTGTAGACAAACAGAAGGAGGCAAAGTATGTTCGCCTTTTCCGGAAACTGATGATGTCCATTCGTCTCAACATGGAG ACATAACACCGACAAAGTCGTCAAGTGAAG GTTTTCAAACTAACAGTATGCCAAACTCGACGAAGCATTCGTCTGCTGATAGCTTTGAAACAACACTGACATACGCATCAAAAGAAA TGGCAAGGAATAACGACCTCCCAGTTGGTATGATTGCTGGTGCTGCGGCGGCGGGGTTTGTTTTAGGGATCATTTTCTGCGGGATTTTCTGTGTTATGCTCTCACGATGCAAGAAATCGACGTCTGAGAAGAG GTATCAGAGGAAAGATCTCGGAAACATGTCGACCGGAAAGGACAGACGTCACCGCCTGATGACATCTATAACCACCTTAATGAGGCTTCCGGTATGTCGGATATCCAGCCTGAATACGACCATGTCCCCTCTAATGATACAAATGGCGAAACATATCATCGTCTAG